Sequence from the Miscanthus floridulus cultivar M001 chromosome 16, ASM1932011v1, whole genome shotgun sequence genome:
AACGGGTGCCGTGAACTCGCTGCTGGGCGTGATCCGGAACGAGGCGGCGCTACTGCGCGGCGTCGGTGGCGACGTGCAGTTcatcaaggaggagatggagagcATGAACAGCTTCCTGCTGCACCTGACCAGGACGGCGCCCCCCGGCGAGGAGCACGACGAGCAGGTCCAGACATGGATGGGGCAGGTCCGGCTGCTCGCCCACGACTGCAACAACTGCCTCGACGTGTACCTGAGCCGCGGCAACCCTGACATCCACCTCCCCAAGAAAGGGCCCCTGCGCTACCTCCTGTGGGGTCCCTGGTTCCTGCAGAAGATGATCGCGCAGCACCAAGCGGGAGGCCAGCTGAAGACGCTCAAGGAGCGGGCGCGCGACGTCGGCGAGCGGCGGCTGAGGTACAGCGTGAAGGTCCCAGAGAAGCTGGCCTCAGCCGCCGGAGACAAGGAACAAGATGGTGGTGATGATCAGCTCGTGGTGGCAACAGCAACGGCGGTCATCGATCATTCTGGTGACGATGGGAGGGCCTTCTTCCAGCCTCGCACCCTGGACGACTACCTCGAGGAGAAGGTCGTCCAATGGATCATACTCCTACATGAAACCAGCAAAAGACCCAAGGGATCGATGATACCGTCCGTCTCCATTGTTGTTGCACCGGAACCGGATGTAGACAAGGACGCCGGCTCTATTGCGCATGAAGCTTTGGCCATAGTGCTCGCGGAGAACCAGTTCAAGTCCAGTGTCCTGGTCGACATCCCGTCAGTGCACTTGGATTTTATGCCCCTACGACCCAAGGAGATTCTCTACTACGTCCTGTGGGAGCTCAACAAGGAGCCCGAGCATGCCAAATCCCCGTCCCAGTCCCAGGACGAACAGGAAGGGGAAGGCACAGATGAGAAGCAAGGGGATGATGAGGCTGACAAGCAGTATATTGAATGGAGTAGAAAATGGGATATTTATTTTGAAAAAAAGGAATTGATGAAGAAAGTCAAGAGAAATATCCAAGCCATGCAGCTCAAAGACAAGATTGAAGAGATCAAGAATGAACTTGAGCAAGGGAAAAGCGACAAGCTGctgctgtggggccccaagaaaCAAATGAAGAAGGacgatgagaagaaaaagatgaaagcCAAAATCTCCGAAAAAAACTTAGGCGtactcctcctgctgctgctcaaGTCAGCTACAGCTGCTGCAGATGGACAAGACCAAGAAAGGAAGAATAAAGACATGCCTACATTGGCTCCATGGTATGACGACATTGTAGAGGAAGCAGCCAAGAAGCTTCAAGAGTGCATAGAGAAGGAGgaactagaagaagaagaagagtattaTGTTGATGAAGATGACAACAGTGatggtgatgaagatgaagatgacaaCGAAGATGACGATGACGACAAGGGCCCGATTCTTCTCGATTCTGAACAGTATGCCAGCATCCTGCGGGAGGTGTTCCAAAAGAATAGCAACAGCAAGCCCCAGCAACAGGGCCAGCAGCATGATCAAGACAACACCCATACATTGGGCGAGAATCAGATAAAACAAATTGTTGAAATCGAAAAGGCCAAACTGGAACTCCTGCAGCAGCTGTTGCATGCGAGGACCAGCTACAACAGCAAGTCCCCGCACGCCCAGGAGGAAGACAGTTTGGCGACCGCACAAGCTACAAACTCCAGGACAAGCAAGGATCCAAGCACAGAAAAAACTGACATGGCAAAGACAAAATCTGATGGCCAGGATGGAAACCTCCAGCTCCTGGATCCAGCAGCTATTGCTCAAGGAACCATAGAGAAGAAGGAACATGCGGAGACAAGCAATACCAATAAGTCCCTGCAGGCCCCCGAGCAAGGCAGCTTGGCAACTGGCCAAGCCACAAATTTCACAACAACTGTACCGGAAGAGGGCCCAAgcaaaaaaataattaaaaagaAAGGACCAGCTAACTTGGATGGTCAGGATCAAAACCTCAATGCAATTGTTCAAGAAACTAAGGAGAAGATGGAAGAAGTCAAGTGTAAAATTAACGAGCAACTGAAGATCAGGAGGATAATGGACAAGATTAAAAAATGCCTGAAAGATGAAAGTGCCGTGATTATCCTCAAAATTCATGATCGGATGATCCATGATTTCCCATGGGACGAGACCAGAAATGCTTTGAGCTTTTTGGATTGCATTGCAGGTGCTGTGATTGTCACCAACCCAAGTGACAGCAAACAAGAATATTGCTATCCCCAAAAGCAGGAACCCATAAACTATTCTCTTGTTGGCCTTTACCATGATGATATTCTCAAGCGTACAAGCCAAAAGAAGCATGAGAAGATTATTCGTGACATCCTAGACATGTGTAAGCTAGATGAGTTCTGCATGAAGATCTTTGCTCATGCTTTGTATGCCAACCCCAAGAGGCACATTGAAGACCTGAACAAGCTGCACAGCACACTGCAGAAGGTTTCACCAAATTCACCTGCTAGTATTGCTAAGAAGGTGTTCAAGTTCTCTTACAATGATCTGGTTAAAGAATACAAATCATGCCTATTGTACCTAGCTATCTTCCCTCTAGAATACAAAATCAGGATGTCAACCTTGATAGGAAGATGGGTTGCAGAAGGGCTGATAACTACAGAAGACTGGCTCTGGTCCCATTCAGTGTGTAAAGCTGAAAAATGTTTTGACAACCTCATCAGACGGTTGCTTGTTCATCCTGTTGATTTTGGTGCTACAGGAGAGGTCAAGAGTTGCATGGTGACAAAGATAATTCATGGTTTCATTACCAATATTGCAGAGAAACAACATATCATCGGGGCGCGCCTGTCACATCATTTGGCTCAACATTTCTCCATTTACAATGATCTCCGGCTCCGTGGCTCTAATACAATCACTGATTTCTTCAAAAAGCTTTCCAAATCATCTCCCCTACTCAAGGTGCTAGATCTACAAGGTTGTCAGTGCTTCGACGGGAAGAATATATGGTTCCTTAAGCAAATCTGTAGCAAGATCTTACTACTCAAGTACCTAAGCCTAAGGGGAACAAATGCTACACAACTTCCTATTGAAATCAACAACCTCCAAGAGCTGGAGGTTTTGGATATCCGACAGACCAAGGTGCCAGCAAAGGCAACAA
This genomic interval carries:
- the LOC136513500 gene encoding uncharacterized protein yields the protein MAELATGAVNSLLGVIRNEAALLRGVGGDVQFIKEEMESMNSFLLHLTRTAPPGEEHDEQVQTWMGQVRLLAHDCNNCLDVYLSRGNPDIHLPKKGPLRYLLWGPWFLQKMIAQHQAGGQLKTLKERARDVGERRLRYSVKVPEKLASAAGDKEQDGGDDQLVVATATAVIDHSGDDGRAFFQPRTLDDYLEEKVVQWIILLHETSKRPKGSMIPSVSIVVAPEPDVDKDAGSIAHEALAIVLAENQFKSSVLVDIPSVHLDFMPLRPKEILYYVLWELNKEPEHAKSPSQSQDEQEGEGTDEKQGDDEADKQYIEWSRKWDIYFEKKELMKKVKRNIQAMQLKDKIEEIKNELEQGKSDKLLLWGPKKQMKKDDEKKKMKAKISEKNLGVLLLLLLKSATAAADGQDQERKNKDMPTLAPWYDDIVEEAAKKLQECIEKEELEEEEEYYVDEDDNSDGDEDEDDNEDDDDDKGPILLDSEQYASILREVFQKNSNSKPQQQGQQHDQDNTHTLGENQIKQIVEIEKAKLELLQQLLHARTSYNSKSPHAQEEDSLATAQATNSRTSKDPSTEKTDMAKTKSDGQDGNLQLLDPAAIAQGTIEKKEHAETSNTNKSLQAPEQGSLATGQATNFTTTVPEEGPSKKIIKKKGPANLDGQDQNLNAIVQETKEKMEEVKCKINEQLKIRRIMDKIKKCLKDESAVIILKIHDRMIHDFPWDETRNALSFLDCIAGAVIVTNPSDSKQEYCYPQKQEPINYSLVGLYHDDILKRTSQKKHEKIIRDILDMCKLDEFCMKIFAHALYANPKRHIEDLNKLHSTLQKVSPNSPASIAKKVFKFSYNDLVKEYKSCLLYLAIFPLEYKIRMSTLIGRWVAEGLITTEDWLWSHSVCKAEKCFDNLIRRLLVHPVDFGATGEVKSCMVTKIIHGFITNIAEKQHIIGARLSHHLAQHFSIYNDLRLRGSNTITDFFKKLSKSSPLLKVLDLQGCQCFDGKNIWFLKQICSKILLLKYLSLRGTNATQLPIEINNLQELEVLDIRQTKVPAKATRHIRLLKLKRLLAGDTDPSLSSTDIASVQVPEKVENMEHMEVLSNVKPLSSQDLKDIGTLYELRKLGLVIEDKDSHLRELFTLISNLHKYLRSLSITLHSTTKREGTPYSRGYSYLLNATNRRLSSSNTEYHSLLKDPPKLLESLNISGTTQNVQLLQELLANGVKELVKVTLSNTSLKQEDLEVLGKLPKLRCFRLQDISCTNTKLTFNEVEFPRLKYFIFEGSSTTDISFQVEGTHGLEEIVLSLNIDGLPNMEHGLEEHKSNNTATNTNTIAAATTGVSGLPTQEQNKSNTTTTTTTDATTTTTEVNVLPKLEQESNKNDTTTVTATTTTTTDDATTTTNDATVTTDSTTTKVNVLPKLEQESNNNDTATIAATTTTVVDSLPKLEEQKSNNSTTTINTTGVDSLPKQEEHDLHPITTTRNSVLLSLFDNNAKQIAKVTLCGTLLKEDALRKLAKKPKLRCLVLLEKSYDESNLTFNEDDFPKPNILIVNCSNINKINFTRRSAPKLEKIIWTFAKDRTDYSLSGINNLPKLKDFEFYGDAVPHQVREELNKHRNKPILKKNKPESQEQEIGNTPEEKGTTCFPFCWKNKV